One Staphylococcus ratti DNA segment encodes these proteins:
- a CDS encoding IS6 family transposase gives MNYFRYKQFDKDVITVAVGYYLRYALSYRDISEILSERGVNVHHSTVYRWVQEYAPILYQIWKKKYKKAYYKWRADETYIKIKGKWCYLYRAIGADGHTLDIWRDNHAAYAFIKRLIKQFGKPQMIITDQAPSTKAAMSKLIKDFKLNPNCHCTSKYLNNLIEQDHRHIKVRKISYQSINTAKNTFKGIECIYGLYKKNRRSLQIYGFSPCREISIMLAS, from the coding sequence AACAATTCGATAAAGATGTCATCACTGTAGCCGTTGGCTATTACCTAAGATACGCATTGAGTTATCGTGATATATCTGAAATATTAAGCGAACGTGGTGTCAATGTTCATCATTCAACAGTCTATCGTTGGGTTCAAGAATATGCACCGATTTTGTATCAGATTTGGAAGAAAAAGTATAAAAAAGCTTATTATAAATGGCGTGCCGATGAGACATATATCAAAATTAAGGGCAAATGGTGCTATTTATATCGTGCGATTGGTGCAGACGGCCATACATTAGATATTTGGCGAGATAATCATGCGGCATATGCGTTTATTAAGCGTCTTATCAAGCAATTTGGCAAACCCCAAATGATAATTACAGATCAAGCACCGTCAACGAAGGCCGCAATGTCTAAACTAATCAAAGATTTTAAACTTAACCCGAACTGTCATTGTACCTCTAAATATTTAAATAATCTCATTGAACAAGATCATCGTCATATCAAAGTAAGGAAAATAAGTTATCAAAGTATCAATACGGCAAAGAATACGTTCAAAGGCATTGAATGTATTTATGGACTATATAAAAAGAACCGCAGATCTCTTCAGATCTACGGGTTTTCGCCATGCCGTGAAATTAGCATCATGCTAGCAAGTTAA
- a CDS encoding epoxyqueuosine reductase QueH: protein MIQANEILDKMKNQKINYDKVLRKMIQNWEREGVRPKILLHSCCAPCSTYTLEFLKEYADIAIYFANPNIHPKNEYLRRAKVQEQFVEDFNARTGANVKYIEAPYRPHEFMKMAKEKGVTDAPEGGARCSACFEMRLDMVAQAAVDFGYDYFGSAITLSPKKNAQLINGIGLEVQQLYDVFYLPSDFKKNKGYERSITMCQEYDIFRQCYCGCVFAAQQQGIDFKTVNRQAKLFLEQMNHK from the coding sequence ATGATTCAAGCGAATGAAATATTGGATAAGATGAAAAATCAAAAAATTAATTATGATAAAGTTTTGCGAAAAATGATACAAAATTGGGAGCGTGAGGGCGTACGTCCTAAAATTTTATTGCATAGTTGTTGTGCGCCATGCAGTACTTACACATTAGAATTTTTAAAAGAATATGCGGATATTGCGATTTATTTTGCCAACCCAAACATACATCCTAAAAATGAATATTTACGACGTGCTAAAGTTCAAGAACAATTTGTTGAAGATTTTAATGCGCGCACAGGTGCAAATGTAAAATATATAGAAGCGCCTTATCGTCCACATGAATTTATGAAGATGGCAAAAGAAAAAGGTGTAACAGATGCTCCAGAAGGTGGCGCAAGATGTTCGGCATGTTTTGAGATGCGTTTAGATATGGTTGCGCAAGCAGCTGTGGACTTTGGTTACGATTATTTTGGAAGTGCAATTACTTTGTCACCAAAGAAAAATGCGCAACTCATCAATGGAATCGGACTTGAAGTCCAACAACTTTATGATGTCTTTTATTTACCGAGTGATTTCAAGAAAAATAAAGGTTATGAGCGCTCGATTACAATGTGTCAAGAATATGATATCTTCCGTCAATGCTACTGTGGCTGTGTTTTTGCAGCACAACAACAAGGTATTGATTTTAAAACGGTTAATCGACAAGCAAAACTTTTTTTAGAACAAATGAATCATAAATAA